A DNA window from Litorivicinus lipolyticus contains the following coding sequences:
- the rpsF gene encoding 30S ribosomal protein S6: MRHYELVLMFHPDQSEQVPAMVERYTTTVTEAGGVIHRQEDWGRRQMAYSIDDVHKAHYVLLNIEASNEVMDELTTTFRFNDAIIRHMVLKTKEAITEVSPIKAAESRADRRDSRSAAPAADADESTESADAPSADAESADSAE, translated from the coding sequence ATGCGGCACTATGAACTGGTGTTGATGTTTCATCCTGATCAGTCGGAACAAGTTCCGGCCATGGTTGAACGTTACACAACCACAGTCACCGAAGCCGGTGGCGTTATTCATCGTCAAGAAGACTGGGGTCGTCGTCAGATGGCTTACAGCATCGATGACGTCCACAAAGCCCACTACGTATTGCTGAACATCGAAGCCAGCAATGAAGTAATGGACGAGTTGACCACGACCTTCCGTTTCAATGACGCGATCATCCGTCACATGGTACTGAAGACCAAAGAAGCGATCACTGAAGTGAGCCCGATCAAAGCTGCGGAAAGCCGCGCTGACCGTCGCGATTCACGTTCTGCTGCACCTGCAGCTGACGCTGACGAATCCACTGAGTCTGCTGACGCGCCTAGCGCTGACGCTGAATCTGCTGACAGCGCCGAGTAA
- the epmA gene encoding EF-P lysine aminoacylase EpmA, whose product MSLDLSARLRLRADTFTTAREFFAGRGLIAIDPPCLMPAPVTDPSIEVPRAVGPDGQHLGYLQSSPEYALKRLLAAGAGDCYALTPAFRVDEHGPRHRLEFTLLEWYRLGWNDAQLRAEVSDLMGVLLGCGTATEIRYRDAFMAATGLCPLHAPLHALRARVAERFDYQGSPLSRDDALQMLCALEVEPGLGATAPEFLIDYPPGQAALARTRLDAQGDRVAARFELFYRGLELANGYWELTCADEQRARFEADLAERQALGLPAVPVDQALLDAMPGLPDCAGVALGMDRVMLLKAGRKDLAEIALF is encoded by the coding sequence GTGAGTCTGGACCTGTCGGCGCGCCTTCGGCTGCGCGCCGACACCTTTACCACCGCTCGGGAATTCTTCGCCGGGCGTGGCCTGATCGCGATTGACCCCCCGTGTTTGATGCCGGCCCCGGTGACCGACCCCAGCATTGAAGTGCCGCGGGCGGTTGGCCCGGACGGTCAGCACCTGGGGTACCTGCAAAGCTCTCCTGAATATGCCTTAAAGCGCCTGCTCGCAGCCGGCGCAGGGGATTGCTATGCCTTGACCCCGGCGTTTCGAGTCGACGAGCACGGCCCGCGCCACCGCCTCGAATTTACGCTGCTGGAATGGTATCGCCTGGGCTGGAACGACGCTCAATTGCGCGCCGAGGTCAGCGACCTGATGGGGGTGCTGTTGGGGTGCGGTACTGCCACCGAAATTCGCTACCGCGACGCCTTTATGGCGGCCACGGGCCTGTGTCCGCTGCATGCGCCGCTGCACGCACTGCGCGCCCGTGTCGCCGAGCGCTTTGACTATCAGGGCTCGCCGCTGTCACGGGATGATGCGCTGCAGATGCTGTGTGCACTGGAAGTTGAGCCGGGATTGGGGGCCACTGCACCCGAATTTTTGATCGACTACCCGCCCGGTCAGGCCGCGCTGGCGCGTACCCGGTTAGATGCGCAGGGTGATCGCGTGGCGGCCCGCTTCGAGCTGTTTTATCGCGGGCTGGAACTGGCCAACGGCTATTGGGAGCTGACCTGTGCCGACGAGCAGCGCGCGCGTTTCGAGGCCGACTTGGCCGAACGCCAGGCGTTGGGGCTACCGGCGGTGCCGGTGGACCAGGCGCTGCTGGATGCGATGCCGGGATTGCCTGACTGTGCCGGCGTTGCGCTGGGGATGGATCGGGTCATGCTGTTAAAGGCTGGGCGCAAGGACCTTGCGGAGATTGCCTTGTTCTAA
- the rpsR gene encoding 30S ribosomal protein S18: MSRYFRRRKFCKFTEEGIKEIDYKDVETLKAYVTETGKIVPSRITGTRARYQRQLARAVKRARFLALLPYSDAHNN, encoded by the coding sequence ATGTCACGTTATTTCCGTCGTCGTAAGTTCTGCAAATTTACAGAGGAAGGCATCAAAGAGATCGACTACAAAGACGTCGAAACTCTGAAAGCCTACGTTACTGAGACTGGCAAAATCGTCCCGAGCCGTATCACCGGTACTCGTGCACGTTACCAGCGTCAATTAGCTCGTGCGGTTAAGCGCGCGCGTTTCTTGGCTCTGCTGCCTTACTCTGACGCTCACAACAATTAA
- the serB gene encoding phosphoserine phosphatase SerB, whose amino-acid sequence MQLVVSANLSAEMAANPGVQFQPLEADPALAHQAAYTEHDDQLALTHAECFRLTRAQATTPVRLALFDMDSTLIPFECIDELAVEAGVGERVAAVTERAMAGELDFVASFRERLGCIAGLDVAAVARINARLTLMDGAAALMAEARARGIKTALVSGGFEPFAGPIAARLGMDEFHSNVLDATDGALTGLAVGHIVDATRKAEILSDMAQSMGLERDQVMAVGDGSNDLKMIALAGKGVAFRAKPAVRKAAPLAVNSLGLDALIWLWRWADAL is encoded by the coding sequence ATGCAGTTAGTGGTATCGGCCAATTTGAGTGCCGAAATGGCGGCCAACCCGGGGGTTCAGTTTCAGCCGCTGGAGGCCGATCCGGCGCTGGCGCACCAGGCGGCCTACACCGAGCATGACGACCAACTGGCGTTGACGCATGCCGAGTGCTTTCGACTGACCCGCGCCCAGGCGACGACGCCTGTGCGGTTGGCGCTGTTTGATATGGACTCGACGCTGATCCCGTTTGAGTGCATTGACGAGTTGGCGGTTGAAGCCGGCGTGGGTGAGCGCGTGGCCGCCGTGACGGAGCGCGCGATGGCCGGCGAATTGGACTTTGTCGCCAGTTTTCGTGAACGCCTAGGCTGTATCGCCGGGCTGGATGTGGCGGCAGTGGCGCGTATTAACGCGCGTTTGACGCTGATGGACGGGGCCGCGGCCTTGATGGCGGAAGCCCGCGCACGGGGCATTAAAACGGCGCTGGTGTCGGGCGGATTCGAGCCCTTTGCCGGGCCGATCGCCGCGCGCTTAGGCATGGATGAATTTCATTCGAACGTGCTGGACGCCACTGACGGCGCGCTGACGGGATTGGCGGTTGGGCATATCGTTGATGCCACGCGCAAAGCCGAGATATTGAGCGACATGGCTCAGTCCATGGGTCTTGAGCGTGATCAGGTCATGGCGGTGGGCGACGGCTCCAACGATTTAAAAATGATTGCCTTGGCCGGCAAAGGCGTGGCGTTCCGGGCTAAGCCCGCGGTGCGCAAGGCGGCGCCGCTTGCGGTCAATAGCCTGGGGCTGGACGCGTTGATCTGGTTGTGGCGTTGGGCGGATGCACTCTAG
- the efp gene encoding elongation factor P gives MANYSTNEFKSGLKVLLEGDPCSIVENEFVKPGKGQAFSRVKLKNLMTGRVWDRTFKSGESLEGADVMDTDMEYLYNDGEFWHFMSTDGSFEQHGCDAKALGDAKKWLKEQEKYIVTLFNGGVIAVAAPNHIDLVVAQTDPGIKGDTAQGGSKPATMASGANVQVPLFIEEGETLKIDTRTGKYISRA, from the coding sequence ATGGCCAACTACTCGACCAACGAATTCAAATCCGGCCTTAAAGTGTTGTTGGAAGGCGATCCCTGCTCAATCGTAGAGAACGAATTCGTCAAGCCAGGCAAGGGCCAGGCCTTTAGCCGCGTCAAGCTAAAGAACTTGATGACCGGCCGAGTGTGGGACCGTACGTTCAAGTCCGGCGAGAGTTTGGAAGGCGCGGACGTGATGGACACGGACATGGAGTATCTCTACAACGACGGCGAGTTTTGGCACTTTATGTCGACCGACGGTTCGTTCGAACAGCACGGCTGTGACGCCAAGGCGCTGGGCGACGCGAAGAAATGGCTCAAGGAACAGGAAAAGTACATCGTCACGCTGTTCAACGGCGGTGTGATTGCCGTCGCCGCGCCCAACCACATCGATTTGGTGGTTGCTCAGACCGATCCGGGCATCAAGGGTGACACTGCCCAGGGCGGCTCAAAGCCGGCGACGATGGCGTCGGGCGCCAACGTTCAGGTGCCGCTGTTTATCGAAGAAGGCGAAACCTTAAAAATTGACACCCGCACCGGCAAATACATCAGCCGCGCGTGA
- a CDS encoding EAL domain-containing protein — translation MRGMLHRGPVNFLAVAPSEATSFAWAGLLRDRDLSLRSRWVASAGDGADALNEHSADLIAVLGPPDSALMAAAREHNAITVIFADANTHQCASWIEAGAEAVFQANHLAALVPIAIRGLKRRGLMREARRHISLGNASNSEMLATLSRHRVAYAIVSEDQCLDANDHWAQWRGTPAHSLIGRAPGEVAPTAVLTPALTQATGELDGVNYQPLFHQGQACSLLTYSDLPDTRVSVRASGLDAVTASLQTQIGSSAPQTLAAFEVKQAEQLRHSLSLVDFASLMTAVQARLATLLDAPPEPLNDHCFLVSLSLDAADTLERCKSALAPLMKDSLIEDLPRVSVGAGVVPIGADDDDPLALLQRTYGLAVETAVGDAVLYRPSISEIALKDPLGALAAALSNNQCELLFQPAVALNAYVGETYEVLTQMRDDQGNPVPARLFIRDAGRRDVGRMLDQYVLDQSIEALLGHLPMHPDTQLIVNLTLASLQAGDLVHSIQAAAGSMPDKSKLILQFRETDIAVDLQTSALHLQSLKSLGFGLSCGQFGNLPDPGRLLADLPFDWVKIDPSFIEGLKRDAQKQIELRELVEMIHRADARAVAPMVEEAAILSLLYKAGVDLVQGHLMQPPQSTMNFAFEEEI, via the coding sequence ATGCGTGGCATGTTGCATCGAGGTCCTGTCAATTTCTTAGCCGTCGCCCCCAGCGAAGCCACCAGTTTCGCGTGGGCCGGGCTTTTGCGCGACCGCGATTTGTCGCTGCGCAGTCGCTGGGTCGCCAGTGCTGGCGACGGCGCCGATGCCCTCAACGAGCACAGCGCCGACCTGATCGCCGTGTTGGGCCCACCCGATTCGGCCCTGATGGCCGCGGCCCGCGAACACAACGCGATCACCGTGATCTTTGCCGACGCCAACACCCACCAATGCGCCAGCTGGATTGAAGCCGGCGCCGAGGCGGTCTTCCAAGCCAACCATTTAGCCGCGCTGGTGCCGATCGCCATTCGCGGGCTCAAGCGACGCGGGTTGATGCGCGAAGCCCGGCGCCACATCAGTCTGGGCAATGCCAGCAACAGCGAAATGCTGGCGACCCTCAGCCGCCACCGGGTCGCCTATGCCATTGTCAGCGAGGATCAATGTCTGGACGCCAACGACCACTGGGCCCAGTGGCGTGGCACGCCGGCACACAGCCTGATTGGCCGTGCCCCGGGCGAGGTCGCGCCGACGGCCGTATTGACGCCAGCCCTGACCCAGGCCACGGGAGAATTGGACGGCGTCAACTACCAACCGCTGTTTCACCAAGGGCAAGCCTGCAGCTTGCTGACATACTCTGATCTGCCCGACACCCGAGTCAGCGTACGCGCCAGTGGCCTGGATGCGGTCACCGCCAGCCTGCAAACACAGATCGGCTCCAGCGCCCCGCAAACACTGGCGGCATTCGAAGTCAAACAGGCCGAACAGCTGCGCCACAGCCTGTCGCTGGTTGATTTCGCCAGCCTAATGACCGCCGTCCAAGCGCGCTTAGCAACCTTACTTGACGCGCCGCCGGAGCCACTCAACGACCACTGTTTCTTGGTCTCGTTGTCACTGGATGCAGCCGACACGCTGGAACGCTGCAAGTCAGCACTGGCGCCGCTGATGAAAGACAGTCTGATCGAGGACCTGCCGCGGGTCAGCGTTGGCGCCGGTGTCGTGCCGATTGGCGCGGATGATGACGATCCGCTGGCGTTGCTCCAGCGCACCTACGGCTTGGCAGTGGAGACCGCAGTTGGTGACGCCGTCCTATACCGACCCAGCATCAGCGAAATCGCCCTCAAAGACCCTCTGGGCGCTCTGGCGGCTGCGCTGTCGAACAACCAATGCGAGCTGCTTTTCCAGCCGGCTGTGGCGCTTAATGCCTACGTCGGCGAGACCTACGAAGTGCTGACCCAAATGCGTGACGACCAAGGCAATCCGGTACCGGCACGGTTGTTTATTCGTGACGCCGGTCGGCGTGATGTTGGTCGCATGCTCGACCAGTACGTGTTGGATCAAAGCATCGAGGCACTGCTGGGCCATTTGCCGATGCATCCGGATACCCAATTGATCGTCAACCTAACCCTGGCGAGCCTGCAGGCCGGCGACCTGGTTCACAGCATTCAAGCCGCGGCCGGCTCCATGCCGGACAAGTCCAAGCTTATCTTACAGTTCCGCGAGACCGACATCGCGGTCGACTTACAGACCAGCGCGCTGCATTTACAGTCGCTGAAATCACTTGGATTTGGGCTGTCGTGCGGACAATTTGGCAACCTACCAGACCCCGGGCGACTGCTAGCGGACCTGCCGTTTGACTGGGTCAAAATCGACCCATCCTTTATTGAAGGCCTCAAACGTGACGCCCAAAAGCAAATCGAATTACGTGAGCTGGTCGAAATGATTCACCGCGCCGATGCCCGCGCGGTCGCGCCGATGGTCGAGGAAGCGGCGATTCTGTCATTGCTTTACAAAGCCGGCGTTGATTTGGTCCAGGGCCACCTTATGCAGCCACCCCAGAGCACTATGAACTTCGCGTTTGAGGAAGAAATCTAG